One genomic region from Drosophila busckii strain San Diego stock center, stock number 13000-0081.31 chromosome 3R, ASM1175060v1, whole genome shotgun sequence encodes:
- the LOC108603035 gene encoding dehydrogenase/reductase SDR family protein 7-like, with the protein MKLHEMEKCAPSSDWNVLYWVIGTILMPIALPLALINIWQRFRAQNYRNQLPGKVVLITGASSGLGESLAHVFYRAGCKVILAARRVQELERVKKDLLALDVQPAYPPTVLALDLSELNSIPQFAKRVLEVYNQVDILINNGGISVRADVVSTAVDVDLKVMIVNYFGTVALTKALLPSMIKRKNGHICFISSVQGKFAIPQRAAYSASKHAMQAFADSLRAEMANKNIYVSCVSPSYIRTQLSMNALTGAGSSYGKMDETTAKGMSPDKLAERILQCILRKEPDVIVSDLQAKIAYYLRHILPSAYFWIMAKRALKLERAEKKKD; encoded by the exons ATGAAGTTACATGAAATGGAAAAGTGTGCACCTAGTAGCGATTGGAATGTGCTGTATTGGGTTATTGGCACCATTCTAATGCCAATCGCGTTGCCGTTGGCACTTATTAATATATGGCAGCGATTTCGCGCCCAAAATTACCGTAATCAGTTGCCTGGCAAG GTGGTGCTTATAACAGGCGCTAGCTCTGGACTGGGTGAGTCCCTTGCACATGTTTTCTATCGCGCTGGGTGCAAGGTAATATTGGCCGCCCGTCGTGTGCAAGAATTGGAACGTGTTAAAAAGGATTTGCTAGCACTGGATGTG CAACCTGCTTATCCACCTACTGTGTTAGCTTTGGACTTAAGCGAACTGAACTCAATTCCCCAGTTTGCAAAGCGTGTCTTGGAGGTGTACAATCAAGTcgacatattaataaataatggcGGCATTAGCGTCCGAGCCGATGTTGTTTCCACTGCAGTGGATGTGGATCTTAAAGTCATGATAGTCAATTACTTTGGCACTGTGGCTTTAACAAAAG cACTACTGCCTTCAATGATAAAACGTAAGAATGGTCATATTTGTTTCATCAGCTCAGTGCAAGGAAAGTTTGCAATTCCTCAGCGGGCGGCATATTCCGCTTCCAAACATGCCATGCAAGCCTTTGCCGACTCGTTGCGTGCTGAAATGGCAAACAAGAACATATATGTGTCCTGCGTTAGTCCTAGCTACATACGCACACAGCTTTCAATGAATGCGTTGACCGGCGCCGGCAGTAGCTACGGCA AAATGGATGAAACTACTGCTAAGGGCATGTCGCCTGATAAGCTAGCCGAACGCATTTTACAATGCATTTTACGCAAGGAGCCGGACGTAATTGTCAGCGATCTTCAGGCAAAGATTGCCTACTATTTGCGTCACATTTTACCTTCGGCATACTTTTGGATAATGGCCAAACGTGCATTGAAATTGGAGAGGGCCGAAAAGAAGAAAGATTAA
- the LOC108603036 gene encoding complex I intermediate-associated protein 30, mitochondrial has protein sequence MQCLVRQSQRLSYWLPAAQIHTTAVQRTFWEREKKSGYKTKLPEPSKKQLIIDGLRDLKAEMKLWREEVTEQLTSDPILVFRPGEIDVAFDFKAPDVLEKWTVTTDADHGEGKSNATLELSASGAGLFHGEVSSQHTKDGIIKRTGYANIRTKRVRKSFKRETTYDWTQYNMLVLKVRGDGRSYLINLHTEGYFDLMWNDIFHYVLYTRGGPHWQIAKIPFSKFFLSSKGRIQDRQSPIPLNCITHFGFSVAAKKGMDGPFGLEIHYVGLEYDPSHQEEFAYEMYKTPKYIVAT, from the exons atgcagTGTCTGGTAAGGCAATCTCAACGTTTGAGCTACTGGCTACCAGCAGCGCAAATTCACACGACTGCCGTGCAGCGCACGTTCTGGGAACGTGAAAAGAAATCTGGCTACAAAACCAAACTGCCGGAGCCATCAAAGAAACAGCTCATAATCGATGGACTACGCGATTTAAAGGCAGAAATGAAACTCTGGCGTGAGGAGGTTACGGAACAATTAACGAGCGATCCTATACTAGTATTTAGACCAGGTGAAATCGATGTGGCGTTTGATTTTAAAGCACCCGATGTGCTAGAAAAGTGGACTGTAACTACGGATGCAGATCATGGCGAGGGTAAAAGTAATGCCACACTAGAGCTCAGTGCTTCAGGCGCGGGCCTCTTTCACGGGGAGGTTAGCTCCCAACACACTAAGGATGGCATCATAAAACGCACGGGATACGCAAATATACGCACCAAACGTGTGCGG AAATCATTTAAGCGTGAGACCACTTACGACTGGACACAGTATAACATGCTTGTGCTTAAGGTACGAGGCGATGGACGCAGCTACCTGATAAATCTACACACTGAAGGTTACTTCGATCTAATGTGGAATGATATTTTTCATTATGTGCTTTATACGCGCGGTGGGCCGCATTGGCAAATAGCCAAGATACCTTTCTCCAAATTCTTCTTGTCTTCCAAGGGACGCATACAGGATCGTCAAAGCCCCATACCTCTTAATTGTATAACACATTTTGGTTTTTCTGTGGCAGCTAAAAAAGGAATGGACGGTCCGTTTGGCTTGGAAATCCATTATGTTGGCTTAGAATATGATCCAAGCCATCAAGAAGAATTTGCCTACGAAATGTACAAGACGCCAAAATACATTGTAGCCACGTAA
- the LOC108603037 gene encoding probable glucosamine 6-phosphate N-acetyltransferase isoform X2, translating into MQETFLYDPSLLVQLDFHRSPANFKPFISAANPGEPWMKVRPLKDTDYDRGFLQLLSQLTAVGNVTRTQFLTRFSQMKASGDYFVTVIEDTRKNEIIGAASLVLERKFIHNCAMRARLEDVVVNDTYRGKQLGKLIVVTVSLLAEHLGCYKMTLDCKDKLIKFYESLGYVLIPGNSNSMTIRYDEAAPTLKRNTTSAGAGDACQTNSQFYTFFSPFCY; encoded by the exons ATG caAGAAACGTTTTTATATGATCCAAGTCTGCTGGTGCAGCTGGATTTTCATCGCAGTCCCGCGAATTTTAAACCCTTCATATCGGCTGCAAATCCTGGCGAGCCGTGGATGAAAGTGCGTCCTCTAAAAGATACAGACTACGATCGTGGCTTTCTGCAGCTGTTGTCGCAGCTGACGGCGGTGGGAAATGTGACACGCACGCAATTTCTAA CACGTTTCTCGCAGATGAAGGCCAGCGGTGATTACTTTGTGACTGTTATCGAGGACACGCGTAAGAATGAGATTATTGGCGCTGCCTCTTTAGTGCTCGAACGCAAATTTATACACAACTGTGCCATG CGCGCGCGCCTTGAGGATGTTGTAGTTAACGACACCTACCGGGGCAAACAGCTGGGTAAACT CATTGTGGTCACCGTTTCATTGCTAGCTGAACATTTGGGCTGCTATAAGATGACGTTGGACTGCAAGGATAAGCTCATCAAGTTTTATGAATCTCTGGGCTATGTTCTTATTCCCGGCAACTCGAACTCAATGACCATACGCTACGATGAGGCCGCACCAACGTTAAAACGTAACACTACCTCGGCGGGCGCTGGCGATGCTTGCCAAACT AATTCacaattttatacttttttctCTCCTTTCTGCTACTGA
- the LOC108603037 gene encoding probable glucosamine 6-phosphate N-acetyltransferase isoform X1: MVQHMQETFLYDPSLLVQLDFHRSPANFKPFISAANPGEPWMKVRPLKDTDYDRGFLQLLSQLTAVGNVTRTQFLTRFSQMKASGDYFVTVIEDTRKNEIIGAASLVLERKFIHNCAMRARLEDVVVNDTYRGKQLGKLIVVTVSLLAEHLGCYKMTLDCKDKLIKFYESLGYVLIPGNSNSMTIRYDEAAPTLKRNTTSAGAGDACQTNSQFYTFFSPFCY; this comes from the exons ATGGTGCAACATATg caAGAAACGTTTTTATATGATCCAAGTCTGCTGGTGCAGCTGGATTTTCATCGCAGTCCCGCGAATTTTAAACCCTTCATATCGGCTGCAAATCCTGGCGAGCCGTGGATGAAAGTGCGTCCTCTAAAAGATACAGACTACGATCGTGGCTTTCTGCAGCTGTTGTCGCAGCTGACGGCGGTGGGAAATGTGACACGCACGCAATTTCTAA CACGTTTCTCGCAGATGAAGGCCAGCGGTGATTACTTTGTGACTGTTATCGAGGACACGCGTAAGAATGAGATTATTGGCGCTGCCTCTTTAGTGCTCGAACGCAAATTTATACACAACTGTGCCATG CGCGCGCGCCTTGAGGATGTTGTAGTTAACGACACCTACCGGGGCAAACAGCTGGGTAAACT CATTGTGGTCACCGTTTCATTGCTAGCTGAACATTTGGGCTGCTATAAGATGACGTTGGACTGCAAGGATAAGCTCATCAAGTTTTATGAATCTCTGGGCTATGTTCTTATTCCCGGCAACTCGAACTCAATGACCATACGCTACGATGAGGCCGCACCAACGTTAAAACGTAACACTACCTCGGCGGGCGCTGGCGATGCTTGCCAAACT AATTCacaattttatacttttttctCTCCTTTCTGCTACTGA
- the LOC108603034 gene encoding GATOR complex protein WDR24 isoform X2 gives MPDEDAEPATVSIRICLEGHANALALNKDHNQIAVAGRSLLKVYAIDNYEFTEVGNMRGKNQNLSYSSNDVAWSTLDSNILATAATNGVVSVWDLSKFGKQKQLHVYNEHERTAHTVTFHTSEPILISGSQDGTIKCFDFRTDKSVNTFFSNSESVRDLKFSPHSQNMFSAVSENGTVQIWDLRKIDKCMVQFTAHSGPIYTCDWHPTRNWLATGSRDKQIKVWNMDARASLEYTIHTIAVVGRVKWRPERTYHIASCALVVDYSIHVWDIRRPYIPFASFNDHTNVTTGITWQGRDSHCLLSTSKDSSLYRHAFKDATRPALKANAQGASLGRNGDISFANKIKEYATKSSGASNTKSSNFIRRKSIVPGNLQFHLDHSKMYMFMLKNTSLSPNLDFVAEDTTNELRVHECFIGCAKELLLSGQKLADLCERNAEVSKKYGKHNATTLWNFIKLFYGSNHFEPPFEHRSSFSNQKNPLNARRALQTASEELGQDLNGDEAPHENVADSEDADDLGGVGQQQPPPTSSVILSETQIISEITFDNFELLRNGFIYVGPADVTKALAFPDTALHHDVQAARPQLDLKVSDHEKSPPPHVPSILKVSHIPPIRMWEPHQFVADALMLQNDVGDVQTALTVLIALGDARNLLPLEDRIIEHWFHTYVDQLQRYELWNEACAVINRAWMRSVRQLNQASTVMHTNCGECGRPLGGNVGWYCDKCRSMQSAKCCVCGLIVRGFYAWCQGCSHGGHIEHLQQYFAKHAKCPKCGHLCAYS, from the exons ATGCCGGATGAGGATGCGGAACCCGCAACTGTGTCAATACGGATTTGCCTGGAGGGGCATGCTAATGCCTTAGCACTGAACAAAGATCACAATCAAATCGCTGTTGCCGGTCGCAGTT TGCTCAAGGTTTATGCAATTGATAACTATGAATTCACGGAGGTGGGCAACATGCGTGGCAAAAACCAGAATCTCAGCTATTCGTCCAATGATGTGGCCTGGAGCACGTTGGACAGCAATATTTTGGCCACGGCTGCAACCAATGGTGTTGTATCCGTTTGGGATTTGTCTAAGTTTGGCAAACAGAAGCAACTACACGTCTATAACGAGCATGAGCGCACGGCGCACACAGTTACCTTTCATACCAGCGAGCCAATACTGATCTCTGGCTCCCAGGACGGCACCATAAAGTGCTTTGATTTTCGCACAGATAAGTCGGTCAACACCTTCTTTAGCAACTCGGAGTCTGTGCGAGATCTCAAATTCTCGCCACACTCGCAGAATATGTTCTCCGCCGTGTCGGAAAATGGGACAGTGCAGATTTGGGATTTACGCAAAATTGACAAGTGCATGGTGCAGTTTACGGCGCACAGTGGTCCAATCTACACCTGCGACTGGCATCCCACTCGTAACTGGTTGGCCACCGGAAGTCGTGATAAGCAGATCAAAGTGTGGAACATGGATGCCAGGGCCAGTCTCGAGTATACCATTCACACTATCGCTGTGGTGGGACGTGTTAAGTGGCGTCCAGAGCGTACTTATCACATAGCCAGCTGTGCTTTGGTAGTTGACTATAGCATACATGTGTGGGACATACGTCGTCCATATATACCGTTTGCATCATTTAATGATCACACAAATGTGACAACAGGCATCACCTGGCAAGGCAGAGACTCACATTGCTTGCTGTCCACCAGCAAGGACTCCAGCTTATATAGGCATGCTTTTAAGGATGCCACACGGCCAGCATTGAAGGCCAATGCTCAGGGCGCCAGTCTGGGCAGAAATGGTGACATATCATTTGCCAATAAAATCAAGGAATATGCCACAAAGTCTAGTGGCGCCTCCAACACAAAATCATCTAACTTTAT TCGCCGCAAATCGATTGTGCCTGGCAATCTACAATTCCACTTGGATCATTCCAAGATGTACATGTTTATGCTCAAGAATACG AGCCTGAGCCCCAACTTAGACTTTGTGGCAGAGGATACCACAAATGAGCTACGCGTGCATGAATGCTTTATTGGTTGCGCCAAGGAGTTGCTCTTAAGTGGCCAAAAGTTAGCAGACCTATGCGAACGTAATGCAGAGGTTTCCAAGAAATATGGCAAACATAAT GCCACCACTTTGTGGAACTTTATCAAGCTGTTCTATGGCAGCAATCACTTTGAGCCACCCTTTGAGCATAGGTCTTCATTCTCGAACCAAAAGAATCCTCTCAATGCACGTCGTGCACTACAAACAGCTAGCGAGGAGCTCGGTCAGGATTTGAATGGTGACGAAGCTCCGCATGAAAATGTTGCCGACAGCGAGGATGCAGATGATCTCGGCGGTGTTGGCCAACAACAGCCACCACCTACAAGCTCTGTTATACTGTCTGAGACGCAAATCATTAGTGAGATTACGTTTGATAACTTTGAGCTTTTGCGCAATGGTTTTATATACGTTGGCCCAGCCGATGTGACAAAAGCGTTGGCATTTCCCGATACCGCACTTCATCATGATGTGCAAGCGGCACGACCCCAGCTAGACTTAAAGGTCTCGGACCATGAGAAATCGCcg CCACCGCATGTGCCCAGCATACTGAAAGTATCACATATTCCGCCTATACGAATGTGGGAGCCACATCAGTTTGTAGCAGATGCACTAATGCTGCAGAATGATGTGGGCGATGTGCAAACCGCATTAACTGTGCTTATTGCCTTGGGTGATGCTCGTAATTTGCTGCCACTTGAGGATAGGATCATT GAGCACTGGTTCCACACATATGTAGACCAACTGCAACGCTATGAGCTGTGGAACGAGGCTTGTGCAGTTATTAATCGCGCTTGGATGCGCTCAGTGCGACAGTTGAACCAAGCCTCAACTGTGATGCACACAAATTGCGGCGAGTGCGGACGACCACTGGGCGGCAATGTGGGCTGGTATTGCGACAAATGCAGATCAATGCAATCGGCCaagtgctgtgtgtgtggcctaATTGTGCGTGGCTTCTATGCCTGGTGTCAGGGTTGCTCGCATGGCGGTCACATTGAGCACCTGCAGCAGTACTTTGCCAAGCATGCCAAGTGCCCCAAATGCGGACACTTGTGCGCATATTCCTGA
- the LOC108603034 gene encoding GATOR complex protein WDR24 isoform X1 produces the protein MPDEDAEPATVSIRICLEGHANALALNKDHNQIAVAGRSLLKVYAIDNYEFTEVGNMRGKNQNLSYSSNDVAWSTLDSNILATAATNGVVSVWDLSKFGKQKQLHVYNEHERTAHTVTFHTSEPILISGSQDGTIKCFDFRTDKSVNTFFSNSESVRDLKFSPHSQNMFSAVSENGTVQIWDLRKIDKCMVQFTAHSGPIYTCDWHPTRNWLATGSRDKQIKVWNMDARASLEYTIHTIAVVGRVKWRPERTYHIASCALVVDYSIHVWDIRRPYIPFASFNDHTNVTTGITWQGRDSHCLLSTSKDSSLYRHAFKDATRPALKANAQGASLGRNGDISFANKIKEYATKSSGASNTKSSNFISRRKSIVPGNLQFHLDHSKMYMFMLKNTSLSPNLDFVAEDTTNELRVHECFIGCAKELLLSGQKLADLCERNAEVSKKYGKHNATTLWNFIKLFYGSNHFEPPFEHRSSFSNQKNPLNARRALQTASEELGQDLNGDEAPHENVADSEDADDLGGVGQQQPPPTSSVILSETQIISEITFDNFELLRNGFIYVGPADVTKALAFPDTALHHDVQAARPQLDLKVSDHEKSPPPHVPSILKVSHIPPIRMWEPHQFVADALMLQNDVGDVQTALTVLIALGDARNLLPLEDRIIEHWFHTYVDQLQRYELWNEACAVINRAWMRSVRQLNQASTVMHTNCGECGRPLGGNVGWYCDKCRSMQSAKCCVCGLIVRGFYAWCQGCSHGGHIEHLQQYFAKHAKCPKCGHLCAYS, from the exons ATGCCGGATGAGGATGCGGAACCCGCAACTGTGTCAATACGGATTTGCCTGGAGGGGCATGCTAATGCCTTAGCACTGAACAAAGATCACAATCAAATCGCTGTTGCCGGTCGCAGTT TGCTCAAGGTTTATGCAATTGATAACTATGAATTCACGGAGGTGGGCAACATGCGTGGCAAAAACCAGAATCTCAGCTATTCGTCCAATGATGTGGCCTGGAGCACGTTGGACAGCAATATTTTGGCCACGGCTGCAACCAATGGTGTTGTATCCGTTTGGGATTTGTCTAAGTTTGGCAAACAGAAGCAACTACACGTCTATAACGAGCATGAGCGCACGGCGCACACAGTTACCTTTCATACCAGCGAGCCAATACTGATCTCTGGCTCCCAGGACGGCACCATAAAGTGCTTTGATTTTCGCACAGATAAGTCGGTCAACACCTTCTTTAGCAACTCGGAGTCTGTGCGAGATCTCAAATTCTCGCCACACTCGCAGAATATGTTCTCCGCCGTGTCGGAAAATGGGACAGTGCAGATTTGGGATTTACGCAAAATTGACAAGTGCATGGTGCAGTTTACGGCGCACAGTGGTCCAATCTACACCTGCGACTGGCATCCCACTCGTAACTGGTTGGCCACCGGAAGTCGTGATAAGCAGATCAAAGTGTGGAACATGGATGCCAGGGCCAGTCTCGAGTATACCATTCACACTATCGCTGTGGTGGGACGTGTTAAGTGGCGTCCAGAGCGTACTTATCACATAGCCAGCTGTGCTTTGGTAGTTGACTATAGCATACATGTGTGGGACATACGTCGTCCATATATACCGTTTGCATCATTTAATGATCACACAAATGTGACAACAGGCATCACCTGGCAAGGCAGAGACTCACATTGCTTGCTGTCCACCAGCAAGGACTCCAGCTTATATAGGCATGCTTTTAAGGATGCCACACGGCCAGCATTGAAGGCCAATGCTCAGGGCGCCAGTCTGGGCAGAAATGGTGACATATCATTTGCCAATAAAATCAAGGAATATGCCACAAAGTCTAGTGGCGCCTCCAACACAAAATCATCTAACTTTAT TAGTCGCCGCAAATCGATTGTGCCTGGCAATCTACAATTCCACTTGGATCATTCCAAGATGTACATGTTTATGCTCAAGAATACG AGCCTGAGCCCCAACTTAGACTTTGTGGCAGAGGATACCACAAATGAGCTACGCGTGCATGAATGCTTTATTGGTTGCGCCAAGGAGTTGCTCTTAAGTGGCCAAAAGTTAGCAGACCTATGCGAACGTAATGCAGAGGTTTCCAAGAAATATGGCAAACATAAT GCCACCACTTTGTGGAACTTTATCAAGCTGTTCTATGGCAGCAATCACTTTGAGCCACCCTTTGAGCATAGGTCTTCATTCTCGAACCAAAAGAATCCTCTCAATGCACGTCGTGCACTACAAACAGCTAGCGAGGAGCTCGGTCAGGATTTGAATGGTGACGAAGCTCCGCATGAAAATGTTGCCGACAGCGAGGATGCAGATGATCTCGGCGGTGTTGGCCAACAACAGCCACCACCTACAAGCTCTGTTATACTGTCTGAGACGCAAATCATTAGTGAGATTACGTTTGATAACTTTGAGCTTTTGCGCAATGGTTTTATATACGTTGGCCCAGCCGATGTGACAAAAGCGTTGGCATTTCCCGATACCGCACTTCATCATGATGTGCAAGCGGCACGACCCCAGCTAGACTTAAAGGTCTCGGACCATGAGAAATCGCcg CCACCGCATGTGCCCAGCATACTGAAAGTATCACATATTCCGCCTATACGAATGTGGGAGCCACATCAGTTTGTAGCAGATGCACTAATGCTGCAGAATGATGTGGGCGATGTGCAAACCGCATTAACTGTGCTTATTGCCTTGGGTGATGCTCGTAATTTGCTGCCACTTGAGGATAGGATCATT GAGCACTGGTTCCACACATATGTAGACCAACTGCAACGCTATGAGCTGTGGAACGAGGCTTGTGCAGTTATTAATCGCGCTTGGATGCGCTCAGTGCGACAGTTGAACCAAGCCTCAACTGTGATGCACACAAATTGCGGCGAGTGCGGACGACCACTGGGCGGCAATGTGGGCTGGTATTGCGACAAATGCAGATCAATGCAATCGGCCaagtgctgtgtgtgtggcctaATTGTGCGTGGCTTCTATGCCTGGTGTCAGGGTTGCTCGCATGGCGGTCACATTGAGCACCTGCAGCAGTACTTTGCCAAGCATGCCAAGTGCCCCAAATGCGGACACTTGTGCGCATATTCCTGA
- the LOC108604327 gene encoding integrator complex subunit 11 has product MPDIKITPLGAGQDVGRSCLLLSMGGKNIMLDCGMHMGYNDERRFPDFSYIVPEGPITSHIDCVIISHFHLDHCGALPYMSEIVGYTGPIYMTHPTKAIAPILLEDMRKVAVERKGESNFFTTQMIKDCMKKVIPVTLHQSMMVDTDLEIKAYYAGHVLGAAMFWIKVGSQSVVYTGDYNMTPDRHLGAAWIDKCRPDLLISESTYATTIRDSKRCRERDFLKKVHECVAKGGKVLIPVFALGRAQELCILLETYWERMNLKYPIYFALGLTEKANTYYKMFITWTNQKIRKTFVHRNMFDFKHIKPFDKAYIDNPGAMVVFATPGMLHAGLSLQIFKKWAPNENNMVIMPGYCVQGTVGNKILGGAKKVEFENRQVVEVKMAVEYMSFSAHADAKGIMQLIQNCEPKNVMLVHGEAEKMKFLRTKIREEFNLETYMPANGETCVISTPVKIPVDASLALLKAEARTYNAQPPDPKRRRLIHGVLVMKDNRIMLQNLTDALKEIGINRHVMRFTSKVKMDDPGPKLRTSEKLKMLLEEKLTGWTVLMQETGTITVESVEITVEEDEKDTKHKTILITWTNQDEDIGAYIHSVLQNMC; this is encoded by the exons ATGCCGGATATCAAAATAACGCCATTGGGTGCTGGTCAGGATGTGGGGCGaagctgcctgctgctctCGATGGGCGGCAAAAATATCATGCTGGACTGTGGCATGCATATGGGCTACAATGATGAGCGACGCTTTCCGGATTTCTCCTACATTGTGCCAGAGGGGCCCATTACCAGTCACATCGATTGTGTAATCATATCGCATTTCCATCTAG ATCACTGTGGCGCCTTGCCGTATATGTCAGAGATTGTTGGCTATACTGGTCCCATTTATATGACGCATCCAACCAAGGCTATAGCGCCCATATTGCTGGAGGACATGCGTAAAGTGGCTGTGGAGCGCAAGGGTGAATCGAATTTCTTTACAACACAAATGATAAAAGATTGCATGAAGAAGGTAATACCCGTGACATTGCATCAGAGCATGATGGTAGACACAGATCTTGAGATCAAGGCCTACTATGCGGGTCATGTTCTGGGCGCCGCTATGTTTTGGATCAAGGTGGGGTCCCAAAGCGTCGTTTACACTGGCGATTATAACATGACGCCAGATCGTCATCTGGGCGCTGCCTGGATAGACAAATGTCGACCAGATTTGCTTATATCCGAGAGCACTTATGCTACGACCATTCGCGACTCCAAGCGCTGTCGCGAGCGAGATTTTCTTAAAAAAGTTCACGAGTGTGTGGCCAAGGGCGGAAAGGTATTGATACCCGTGTTCGCACTTGGACGCGCACAGGAGCTGTGCATTTTACTAGAGACATACTGGGAGCGAATGAACCTGAAGTATcccatttattttgcactcGGCCTGACCGAGAAGGCCAATACGTACTACAAAATGTTTATCACCTGGACGAATCAAAAGATacgcaaaacttttgtgcatCGCAACATGTTTGATTTTAAGCACATCAAACCCTTCGATAAGGCATATATAGATAATCCGGGGGCTATGGTCGTGTTTGCCACACCAGGCATGCTGCATGCCGGCCTCTCGCTGCAAATCTTCAAGAAATGGGCTcccaatgaaaataatatggTTATAATGCCTGGTTATTGTGTCCAGGGCACAGTTGGCAATAAGATTCTAGGCGGGGCAAAGAAAGTAGAATTCGAAAATCGCCAAGTTGTCGAGGTTAAAATGGCCGTGGAATACATGAGCTTCTCAGCACATGCTGATGCCAAAG gCATCATGCAGCTCATTCAAAACTGTGAACCCAAGAACGTAATGCTCGTCCACGGTGAAGCTGAAAAGATGAAATTTCTGCGCACCAAAATACGCGAGGAGTTCAATTTGGAAACGTATATGCCAGCAAACGGAGAGACCTGTGTTATCTCGACACCGGTTAAGATACCCGTCGATGCTTCACTAGCTTTACTGAAGGCCGAGGCACGTACTTACAACGCACAGCCGCCAGATCCTAAGCGCCGTCGCCTCATACACGGTGTGCTTGTCATGAAAGACAATCGCATTATGCTACAAAACTTAACGGATGCGCTTAAGGAGATCGGCATCAATCGTCATGTTATGCGTTTCACGTCAAAGGTGAAGATGGATGATCCAGGACCAAAGTTGCGCACCTCTGAGAAGCTGAAAATGCTGCTGGAGGAAAAACTAACCGGCTGGACAGTGTTAATGCAGGAGACTGGCACCATTACCGTAGAGAGTGTGGAAATCACTGTGGAGGAGGACGAAAAGGATACCAAACATAAGACCATACTCATTACGTGGACCAACCAAGATGAGGACATTGGCGCCTACATACACAGTGTTTTGCAAAACATGTGCTAG